A single Colias croceus chromosome 10, ilColCroc2.1 DNA region contains:
- the LOC123694866 gene encoding pupal cuticle protein G1A-like: MQKLLVFAAFLACAAAAPGVLLHQTPVVAVHSPVVHTVPLASKTTITKSSQLVNHGSPVVHAVHTPVVASVPIVKSVPVVPVVHAPVVHAPVVHAPVVHAPVVTPVVVKTAPVAVSHSSSLVHHSPLKALPVVAIH; encoded by the coding sequence TTGGTATTCGCCGCTTTCCTGGCCTGCGCCGCCGCCGCCCCTGGCGTGCTCCTTCACCAAACTCCCGTGGTGGCCGTCCACTCGCCTGTGGTCCACACAGTCCCCCTGGCCTCCAAGACCACCATCACCAAGAGCAGCCAGCTGGTTAACCACGGCTCTCCAGTGGTCCACGCTGTCCACACACCCGTGGTCGCGTCCGTACCTATCGTCAAGTCCGTGCCAGTTGTTCCAGTAGTTCACGCGCCAGTAGTTCACGCGCCAGTAGTTCACGCTCCAGTAGTTCACGCTCCAGTAGTTACCCCAGTGGTCGTTAAGACCGCCCCCGTAGCTGTGTCTCACAGCAGCTCGTTGGTCCACCACTCCCCACTCAAAGCTCTGCCAGTTGTTGCTATCcactaa